The Paenibacillus tianjinensis genome has a window encoding:
- a CDS encoding GH36-type glycosyl hydrolase domain-containing protein, with amino-acid sequence MNQKSTPNWYFTGSNGEFSLKHPDRSSFLYFPLVNEGGMMSSISPQLHGQVTTGHNTFLTPPISVEDLHNSRGSRNFWVYVEGKGAWSAAGNSARQHAQAYADSADESLLEAGLLWHRVTRENKELGIKAVVTSFVPIGTDKVELMKVVLTNTGTEEIKITPTAAIPMYARSADDLRDHRHVTSLLNRIYTSAHGVEVQPALSFDERGHRVNHTSYGVFGAEEEGGQPAGFFPVQEDFIGEGGSLDWPEAVVLNAEPQIGHGGGIHKEGYEALGGLRFASASLLPGQSRSYVVVLAIESDRIDISRLMSKYGSSGAFDAHLEENKLYWADKVNTVEFHTGDDAADQWMKWVTLQPVLRRLYGNSFLPYHDYGRGGRGWRDLWQDCLALLIMEPGDVRSLLLNNYAGVRIDGSNATIIGQQPGEFIADRNNIPRVWMDHGAWPLMTTMLYLNQSGDLDFLLQEQTYFRDSFMSRCRERDSSWEAAAGSSLRTAAGNIYKGTILEHILLQNLVPFFNVGEHNNILLEGADWNDGLDMAAQRGESVTFTAFYASNLYELSLLLRTLKERTGQKTLELAEEMVLLLDSLGDAVDYSSVSAKLERLSRFYAAAPNVVSGVRANLDLEQVADDLARKAEWIFNHLRDNEWVESEHGDGWFNGYYNNDGERVEGETAEGVRMTLTGQVFPLLGHAAGPEQIPHIITAVERNLFDEKIGYRLNSNFGGIQQNLGRAFGFAFGHKENGAMFSHMTVMYGNALYKRGYVQEGRKVLDSLYNLSANFELSRMYPGIPEYINEQGRGMYTYLTGSASWLLLTMVTEVFGVKGQLGDLLLEPKLVKEQFDQEGKASIKTLFADRQLEVVYTSTGSAGYGEYQIHSVTLNGAEVTLQRVSEGVMIPRDVLSALPEGQVHLLQIALA; translated from the coding sequence TTGAATCAAAAGAGCACACCTAACTGGTATTTCACCGGGAGCAATGGAGAGTTCAGTCTTAAACACCCTGACCGGAGCAGCTTTTTATATTTTCCCTTGGTCAATGAAGGAGGAATGATGTCCTCCATCAGCCCACAGCTTCACGGTCAAGTAACTACAGGGCATAATACCTTCCTGACACCGCCAATATCAGTGGAGGATTTACATAACTCCAGAGGGTCGCGTAATTTTTGGGTCTATGTAGAGGGTAAAGGAGCCTGGTCGGCGGCTGGAAATTCTGCCCGCCAGCATGCACAGGCCTACGCGGATTCTGCGGATGAGTCGCTGCTCGAAGCAGGTTTGCTGTGGCACCGGGTAACCCGGGAGAATAAAGAGCTAGGGATTAAGGCGGTAGTGACCAGCTTTGTCCCTATCGGTACAGACAAAGTAGAACTGATGAAAGTAGTACTGACGAATACGGGAACAGAGGAGATCAAGATCACACCGACCGCAGCCATTCCAATGTATGCGCGCTCAGCAGATGATCTGCGGGATCACCGCCACGTTACTTCTCTGCTGAACCGGATATATACGTCAGCTCATGGTGTCGAAGTCCAGCCGGCTCTTTCCTTTGACGAACGGGGCCATCGGGTTAATCATACATCTTACGGTGTGTTTGGAGCTGAAGAGGAGGGGGGGCAGCCAGCCGGCTTCTTCCCTGTGCAGGAGGATTTTATCGGTGAGGGAGGCAGCCTGGATTGGCCGGAAGCGGTCGTCCTTAATGCGGAACCGCAAATCGGTCATGGCGGTGGCATACATAAAGAGGGCTATGAAGCACTGGGCGGATTACGATTTGCCTCTGCATCGCTGCTGCCGGGGCAGAGCCGTTCGTATGTAGTTGTGCTGGCGATAGAGAGCGACCGGATCGATATCTCCAGACTGATGTCCAAGTACGGTTCTTCCGGTGCTTTTGACGCGCATCTGGAAGAGAATAAGCTATACTGGGCGGATAAAGTGAATACGGTGGAATTTCACACTGGCGATGATGCCGCTGACCAATGGATGAAATGGGTTACGCTGCAGCCGGTGCTCCGCAGGCTGTACGGAAACTCTTTTCTGCCATACCATGATTATGGAAGAGGCGGCCGAGGCTGGCGCGATCTGTGGCAGGATTGTCTGGCCCTGCTCATTATGGAGCCGGGCGATGTACGCAGCCTCCTGCTGAATAATTATGCCGGTGTAAGAATCGACGGAAGTAATGCGACTATTATCGGCCAGCAACCGGGCGAATTCATCGCCGACCGCAACAACATTCCGCGGGTCTGGATGGATCACGGGGCCTGGCCGTTGATGACCACGATGCTCTACTTGAATCAGAGCGGCGATCTGGACTTCCTGCTGCAGGAGCAGACCTATTTCCGGGATTCCTTCATGAGCCGCTGCCGTGAGCGTGACAGCTCCTGGGAAGCAGCCGCAGGCAGCAGTCTGCGGACAGCAGCCGGGAACATTTATAAAGGAACCATCCTGGAGCATATTCTGCTGCAGAATCTGGTGCCATTCTTCAATGTAGGCGAGCATAACAATATTCTGCTGGAAGGTGCAGACTGGAATGACGGGTTGGATATGGCGGCCCAGCGCGGGGAAAGCGTTACTTTTACCGCCTTCTATGCCAGCAATCTGTATGAACTCTCCTTGCTGCTGCGCACCCTGAAAGAACGCACTGGACAGAAGACGCTGGAACTGGCTGAAGAAATGGTGCTGCTGCTGGATTCATTGGGAGATGCGGTGGATTATTCGTCTGTATCAGCGAAGCTGGAACGGCTGAGCCGCTTCTATGCCGCTGCGCCAAATGTGGTTAGCGGAGTCCGTGCTAACCTGGATCTTGAGCAGGTGGCAGATGACCTGGCTCGAAAAGCAGAGTGGATCTTTAACCACCTTCGCGACAATGAGTGGGTAGAAAGCGAGCATGGCGACGGCTGGTTCAACGGTTATTACAACAATGATGGTGAACGGGTGGAAGGGGAAACGGCAGAAGGCGTCCGCATGACGCTCACAGGACAGGTATTCCCGCTGCTTGGCCATGCCGCGGGACCAGAGCAGATCCCGCACATCATCACAGCTGTGGAACGCAATCTGTTTGACGAGAAAATCGGCTACCGGCTGAATTCCAATTTTGGCGGCATTCAGCAGAATTTAGGGCGTGCATTCGGTTTTGCTTTTGGGCATAAGGAGAACGGGGCAATGTTCAGTCATATGACCGTAATGTACGGAAATGCGCTCTATAAACGCGGCTATGTGCAGGAAGGACGCAAGGTGCTGGATTCGCTATATAACTTAAGTGCGAATTTTGAGCTTAGCCGGATGTATCCCGGCATTCCAGAGTATATCAATGAACAGGGCAGGGGCATGTACACCTATTTGACCGGCTCGGCCAGCTGGCTGCTGCTGACAATGGTAACCGAGGTGTTTGGTGTGAAAGGACAGCTCGGGGACTTGCTGCTTGAGCCGAAGCTTGTTAAAGAGCAGTTTGATCAGGAGGGCAAAGCGTCAATCAAGACCCTTTTTGCAGACCGCCAGCTGGAAGTCGTCTATACGTCCACAGGCAGCGCCGGATACGGGGAGTATCAAATACACTCTGTAACGCTGAACGGCGCTGAGGTGACGCTTCAGCGCGTCTCAGAAGGTGTTATGATCCCGCGCGATGTATTGAGTGCTCTGCCGGAGGGGCAAGTTCATCTGCTGCAAATCGCTCTGGCTTAA
- the serC gene encoding 3-phosphoserine/phosphohydroxythreonine transaminase produces MSKRAYNFNAGPAALPLEVLERAQTEFVEFRESGMSIMEMSHRGAIYESVHNEAQERLLSLLGNPEGYKVLFVQGGASTQFAMIPMNLISSGQVGSYVMTGSWADKALKEAKLLGGGHVAASSEDKKFLAIPELSSIKPADNAAYLHITSNETIEGTQYAEYPDTGSIPLIADMSSDILSRSFDVSKFGLIYAGAQKNLGPSGVTVVIAKEELIANSPSNIPTILRYDTHYKNNSLYNTPPSFSVYMVNEVLKWIEEQGGLAGIESKNRDKAGLLYDHIDGSDGFYRGVAEAGSRSIMNVTFRMQSEELEKQFVKAAEQEGFVGLKGHRSVGGLRASIYNAVPYESVKALADFMNHFRQTQG; encoded by the coding sequence TTGAGCAAGAGAGCATACAATTTTAATGCAGGTCCGGCGGCGCTGCCGCTTGAAGTATTGGAACGCGCACAAACGGAGTTTGTAGAATTCCGCGAAAGCGGAATGTCCATTATGGAGATGTCGCACCGCGGGGCAATATACGAATCCGTGCATAATGAAGCACAGGAGCGTCTGTTGTCACTGCTCGGCAATCCGGAGGGCTACAAGGTATTGTTCGTTCAAGGCGGAGCAAGCACACAGTTCGCTATGATCCCGATGAACCTCATCTCCAGCGGCCAGGTCGGCAGCTATGTTATGACAGGAAGCTGGGCGGACAAAGCGCTCAAGGAAGCCAAACTGCTGGGTGGCGGACATGTTGCCGCATCCTCAGAGGACAAGAAGTTCCTGGCGATTCCGGAGCTCAGCAGCATCAAGCCGGCCGACAACGCTGCATACCTGCACATCACATCCAATGAGACGATTGAAGGAACACAATATGCAGAGTATCCGGATACGGGTTCCATTCCGCTGATCGCGGACATGTCGAGCGATATTCTGAGCCGTTCGTTTGATGTCAGCAAATTCGGACTGATCTATGCCGGTGCTCAAAAAAATCTCGGACCTTCGGGAGTAACCGTTGTAATCGCCAAGGAAGAGCTGATTGCCAACTCACCTTCGAACATTCCGACGATTCTGCGGTATGACACGCATTACAAAAACAACTCTCTGTACAATACGCCGCCATCCTTTTCTGTATATATGGTTAATGAAGTGTTAAAATGGATCGAGGAGCAGGGTGGGCTTGCCGGCATCGAATCCAAAAACCGTGACAAAGCAGGTCTGCTGTATGACCATATCGACGGCAGCGACGGTTTCTACCGCGGGGTTGCGGAAGCAGGCAGCCGTTCCATTATGAACGTTACCTTCCGGATGCAGTCGGAAGAGCTGGAGAAGCAATTCGTCAAGGCTGCTGAGCAAGAAGGTTTTGTCGGTCTGAAGGGCCACCGCAGCGTTGGAGGCTTGCGTGCTTCCATCTATAATGCTGTTCCTTACGAGAGCGTCAAGGCACTTGCTGATTTCATGAATCATTTCCGGCAAACTCAAGGCTAA
- the trmL gene encoding tRNA (uridine(34)/cytosine(34)/5-carboxymethylaminomethyluridine(34)-2'-O)-methyltransferase TrmL — protein sequence MALHIVLVEPEIPANTGNIARTCAATGTHLHLVRPLGFRTDDATLKRAGLDYWHAVTIEYHDSFAEVQEKYSGGRFFYATTKAQKRYTDFAFRDGDFFVFGKETKGLPPEIIEAGKETAMRMPMGEAVRSLNLSNSAAIIVYEALRQMDFPQLF from the coding sequence ATGGCATTACACATTGTGCTGGTTGAACCGGAAATTCCGGCAAATACAGGTAATATTGCCCGTACCTGCGCAGCCACAGGCACCCATCTCCACCTGGTCCGCCCGCTGGGCTTCCGGACCGACGACGCAACCTTGAAACGGGCAGGGCTTGATTACTGGCATGCTGTCACAATCGAATATCATGATTCGTTTGCGGAAGTGCAGGAAAAGTATAGCGGGGGACGCTTTTTCTATGCCACGACAAAAGCTCAGAAGCGCTATACGGATTTTGCTTTCCGGGACGGGGATTTCTTCGTATTCGGGAAGGAAACCAAGGGGTTGCCGCCCGAAATTATCGAAGCCGGCAAGGAAACCGCTATGCGCATGCCGATGGGAGAAGCTGTGAGATCGTTGAATTTATCCAATTCCGCAGCGATTATTGTTTACGAAGCATTGCGTCAAATGGATTTTCCGCAACTTTTCTAA
- a CDS encoding AbrB/MazE/SpoVT family DNA-binding domain-containing protein encodes MKPAGVVRKVDQLGRIVLPKSLRKRYQMNEGDPVEILVQGDHIILERYRPKCVFCGSMEGVSEYKDRYICAACLAEMTQLPRHA; translated from the coding sequence ATGAAACCTGCTGGCGTAGTTCGTAAAGTAGATCAGCTGGGTAGAATTGTTCTGCCTAAGTCCCTGCGTAAAAGGTACCAAATGAATGAAGGCGATCCGGTAGAAATTCTGGTACAGGGCGACCATATCATTTTGGAGCGCTACCGTCCCAAGTGTGTATTTTGCGGATCTATGGAAGGTGTAAGCGAGTATAAAGATCGTTATATTTGCGCCGCATGCCTTGCAGAAATGACGCAATTGCCAAGACACGCCTAG
- a CDS encoding phosphodiester glycosidase family protein: MMTPVKRVNRFFMLLTAPFIGLFIGLLWYQPPLTLNLNTDQFAAEPGPLELTAALKKDLLQAQNSASYTIDAIGASAQLYKKTTNAMNALVTTAAAQASRPEHIYNRRITTRLGIPADVISSDRITIELYRLNPGNYKAYALKIRLKDATAMKMSLAGDGTGQAETTMHAVARYGAVAGINAGGFADQGGRRYPLSTTIVGGKYIYGFEPTYKDLSFVGLNKSGRLIGGKFTSKSQLDQLEPVFGATFVPVLLKNSVRQAIPYKWMTSPKRAPRTVIGKYKDDQLLVLVADGYNENGNSGATLEEIQNKLWSMGVTDAYNLDGGGSSSLIFRGKVINDPSDGNLRQVPTNFLFFK; the protein is encoded by the coding sequence ATGATGACGCCAGTAAAACGAGTCAACCGGTTCTTCATGCTGCTGACGGCGCCTTTTATTGGCTTATTTATTGGTCTTTTATGGTACCAGCCGCCCCTAACCCTTAACCTGAACACCGATCAGTTTGCCGCAGAGCCGGGGCCGCTCGAACTGACAGCAGCGCTCAAAAAGGATCTTCTGCAGGCACAGAATTCAGCATCCTACACGATTGACGCCATCGGTGCCAGCGCCCAGCTGTATAAGAAGACTACTAACGCTATGAATGCGCTGGTCACTACAGCTGCAGCCCAGGCTTCCCGACCTGAACATATCTATAACCGGCGGATCACAACCCGGCTTGGCATACCTGCCGACGTCATCAGCAGTGACCGGATTACGATTGAATTATACCGGCTGAATCCCGGCAACTATAAAGCTTACGCCCTTAAGATCAGGCTGAAGGATGCTACAGCAATGAAAATGAGCCTGGCCGGAGACGGCACCGGTCAAGCTGAGACCACGATGCATGCCGTGGCCCGCTATGGTGCGGTTGCCGGGATCAACGCCGGAGGATTTGCCGATCAGGGAGGAAGACGGTACCCTTTGTCCACTACAATCGTAGGCGGCAAATATATATACGGTTTTGAACCGACCTACAAGGATCTCAGCTTCGTGGGCCTGAATAAGTCGGGCCGGCTCATAGGGGGCAAATTCACAAGCAAATCGCAGCTTGACCAGCTGGAACCGGTGTTTGGGGCAACCTTTGTGCCGGTTCTCCTTAAGAACAGTGTGCGGCAGGCGATTCCGTATAAATGGATGACCAGTCCCAAACGTGCCCCCCGCACCGTTATCGGCAAATATAAAGATGATCAGCTGCTGGTTCTGGTTGCGGACGGATATAACGAGAACGGAAACTCGGGGGCTACCCTGGAAGAAATACAAAACAAGCTGTGGAGCATGGGGGTGACCGACGCCTATAATCTCGATGGCGGCGGTTCCTCATCCCTTATTTTCAGAGGCAAAGTGATTAACGACCCGTCTGACGGAAATCTCCGGCAGGTGCCAACCAACTTCCTGTTCTTTAAATAA
- a CDS encoding response regulator transcription factor → MMKVWRVVIVGCHPTSMLGTKLILEEGGELIVQGMYSTWSEGVREVLELKPDLVLADYQMPEGNVESVLPEMKNGSEHSHFIIMTEEDDQELFQPLLELGASGVLSKGASSNQLLLMIESLREGFLSVPLKWIQRGYRPVTSTRSLEGVMQLTQTEMFIMERIVQGITYDKIALEIEVSRRSIDNYLRKIYVKLEVTTRAQAIEKYALFSRQNKQIYA, encoded by the coding sequence ATGATGAAGGTTTGGCGGGTGGTCATCGTGGGTTGTCATCCCACAAGTATGCTGGGTACAAAGCTGATTTTGGAGGAGGGGGGAGAACTTATCGTTCAGGGGATGTATTCCACCTGGAGCGAGGGCGTGAGAGAAGTGCTGGAGCTTAAGCCGGATCTGGTACTGGCAGATTATCAAATGCCGGAGGGCAATGTGGAATCCGTGCTGCCGGAGATGAAAAATGGCTCAGAGCATTCACATTTCATCATCATGACTGAAGAGGATGACCAGGAATTATTCCAGCCCCTATTGGAGCTCGGAGCCAGCGGTGTTCTGTCCAAAGGAGCCTCCTCCAACCAGCTGCTCTTAATGATTGAAAGTCTGCGCGAAGGGTTCCTGTCGGTTCCGCTGAAATGGATTCAAAGGGGATACCGTCCAGTGACCTCGACACGGAGTCTGGAGGGCGTTATGCAGCTGACTCAGACAGAAATGTTCATAATGGAGCGGATTGTACAAGGAATTACTTACGACAAGATCGCTTTGGAGATAGAGGTAAGCCGTCGTTCCATCGATAACTACCTTCGGAAAATCTATGTAAAGCTTGAAGTAACGACTCGGGCTCAGGCTATCGAGAAGTATGCGCTTTTCTCAAGGCAAAATAAGCAAATCTACGCGTAG
- a CDS encoding aminotransferase-like domain-containing protein, translated as MKYEFSARAHTLLSSPLLSIRTQTRRSTLISLAEELPAEELFPLSLLAETASTVISADASALQYGDPEGYGPLRDWLTGDWLKGKGVAAPEGGVLLTTGSQQAIDLLSRVYIDPGDRVLVENPTSPGFLQALRMQGAVIIPVQGDRDGLLSDHLRTQIRQHRPKMLFATPSYTNPSGILWSMERRKEVLELCIRNNVLIVEDDSYGDLHFQRAGTGGSPAVRYPSLYALENVSQGGHVLYIGSFSKTVAPALRTGWAAGSRELVGMMTAAKQMADWQSSSLNQRLLHHLLDVTAFDLREHIALLNREYNTRLKLMAELLKRPAWKHSDYALPEGGMFLWVSLPEGLDAMTLLKASLAKGVAFLPGQLCSVNGGGNRIRLNFSHPGRDELLLGMNLMSEAVTEFTARS; from the coding sequence ATGAAATATGAGTTTTCTGCCCGCGCGCATACATTGCTATCTTCACCGCTGCTTAGTATCCGGACACAGACGCGGCGCAGCACATTAATCTCTCTGGCAGAAGAACTGCCTGCTGAAGAATTGTTCCCATTATCGCTGCTTGCAGAAACGGCCTCTACCGTAATATCGGCTGATGCCAGTGCACTGCAATATGGTGATCCTGAGGGCTATGGTCCGCTGCGGGACTGGCTAACCGGGGACTGGCTCAAGGGAAAAGGAGTGGCTGCCCCGGAGGGCGGAGTTCTTCTGACAACGGGAAGTCAACAAGCTATCGATTTGCTGTCCCGGGTCTATATCGATCCCGGTGACCGTGTGCTGGTGGAGAATCCGACTTCTCCGGGCTTTCTGCAGGCACTCCGCATGCAGGGTGCCGTCATTATTCCGGTACAGGGAGACCGGGATGGACTGCTGTCTGACCATCTGCGTACCCAGATTCGCCAGCACCGGCCTAAGATGCTATTTGCGACACCGAGCTACACGAACCCGAGCGGGATTCTCTGGAGTATGGAGCGGCGCAAGGAAGTGCTCGAGCTGTGCATCCGGAACAACGTGCTGATCGTAGAGGATGATTCCTATGGCGATCTGCATTTCCAGCGGGCCGGTACCGGTGGATCGCCTGCCGTGCGGTATCCGTCATTGTATGCGCTGGAGAATGTCAGCCAAGGCGGGCATGTGCTCTACATCGGCTCATTCAGCAAGACGGTTGCGCCGGCCCTACGGACAGGCTGGGCAGCCGGCAGCCGGGAGCTGGTCGGGATGATGACTGCTGCCAAGCAGATGGCTGACTGGCAGTCCAGCTCGCTGAACCAGCGGCTGCTGCATCACCTGCTGGATGTAACGGCATTTGATCTGCGTGAGCATATCGCTCTGCTGAACCGTGAATATAACACCCGCCTGAAACTCATGGCGGAGCTGCTGAAGCGTCCGGCTTGGAAGCATAGTGACTATGCACTGCCCGAGGGAGGTATGTTCCTGTGGGTTTCCCTCCCGGAAGGGCTTGATGCAATGACACTGCTCAAAGCGTCGCTGGCCAAAGGGGTCGCGTTCCTGCCGGGCCAGCTATGCAGTGTCAATGGCGGCGGCAACCGCATCCGTCTTAACTTCAGCCATCCCGGCCGGGATGAGCTGCTGCTGGGGATGAACCTGATGAGTGAGGCGGTCACGGAGTTTACTGCGCGGAGCTGA
- a CDS encoding DUF2161 family putative PD-(D/E)XK-type phosphodiesterase, giving the protein MAVKHETELYAPLKAFFERQGYSIKGEVRTCDLVGLREGEELPLIVEMKKTFNLALLLQGVERLRLSPNVYLAVERVRDKKGAVNQRWGELSGLCRRLGLGLITIVFYKTKAPLVEVLAEPGDAPPQVRSGARRREKLLYEFRERSGDYNTGGSTRVKLVTAYREKALRVALALQALEAEAALGLLDGRAKQSRAPKAGAAAPAEGPAAAQARAGITPAELRRRSGVPGAAAMLQRNYYGWFTRVNRGRYALTPAGTAALLEYAAIAEVSAGKH; this is encoded by the coding sequence ATGGCAGTAAAACATGAAACGGAGCTATACGCTCCTTTGAAGGCATTTTTTGAGCGGCAGGGCTATTCGATCAAAGGCGAGGTACGGACCTGCGATCTGGTCGGCCTGCGGGAGGGGGAGGAGCTGCCGCTTATTGTCGAGATGAAAAAAACGTTCAACCTCGCCCTGCTGCTGCAGGGAGTTGAACGACTGCGCCTCAGCCCCAATGTCTACCTCGCCGTGGAACGAGTCCGTGACAAAAAAGGCGCGGTGAACCAGCGCTGGGGCGAGCTCAGCGGGCTGTGCCGCCGCCTCGGCCTCGGGCTGATCACTATCGTCTTCTACAAGACGAAGGCCCCGCTGGTCGAGGTGCTCGCGGAGCCGGGCGACGCGCCGCCCCAGGTCCGCAGCGGCGCACGGCGGCGCGAGAAGCTGCTCTATGAGTTCCGCGAGCGCAGCGGGGACTACAACACCGGCGGCAGCACGCGCGTCAAGCTCGTGACGGCCTACCGCGAGAAAGCGCTGCGCGTCGCGCTCGCGCTGCAGGCCCTTGAGGCCGAAGCTGCGCTCGGCCTCCTGGATGGGCGCGCTAAGCAGAGCCGCGCACCTAAGGCAGGCGCAGCGGCGCCTGCAGAGGGCCCGGCGGCTGCGCAGGCCCGGGCCGGCATCACGCCCGCCGAGCTGCGCCGGCGCAGCGGTGTGCCCGGCGCTGCGGCGATGCTGCAGCGCAACTACTACGGCTGGTTCACACGGGTGAACCGCGGCCGGTACGCGCTGACGCCGGCGGGCACGGCGGCGCTGCTGGAATATGCCGCGATCGCCGAGGTCAGCGCGGGCAAGCACTAA
- a CDS encoding PrkA family serine protein kinase, with protein MDIFERIASYRAENDRLAWSGTFKDYIELLKKDPSPAKTAHSRVYDMIKSHGVEDINGRKRYKFFEQEIFGLDRAVEKLVEEYFHSAARRLDVRKRILLLMGPVSGGKSTLVTLLKRGLEQYSRTDAGAVYAIEGCPMHEDPLHLIPLELRPEIERELGVRIEGNLCPSCQMRLKNEYRGDIEQVKVVRVILSEEERIGIGTFSPSDPKSQDIADLTGSIDFSTITEYGSESDPRAYRFDGELNKANRGVMEFQEMLKCDEKFLWNLLSLTQEGNFKAGRFALISADEMIIAHTNETEYKSFISNKKNEALQSRMIVMPVPYNLRVSEEEKIYAKLIAQSDMKHVHIAPHALRAAAIFSILTRLKDSKKQGMDLIKKLRMYDGEEVEGYKEADLKEMQSEYLDEGMSGIDPRYVINRISSALIKGDLQCMNALDVLRAIKDGLDQHPSITKEERERYLNFISIARKEYDILAKSEVQKAFVYSFEESAKTLFENYLDNIEAFCNWSKIRDPLTDEEMEPDERLMRSIEEQIGISENAKKAFREEILIRISAYSRKGKKFEYNNHDRLREAIEKKLFTDLKDIVKITTSSKTPDESQLKRINEVSRRLIEDHNYCPICANELLKYVGSLLNR; from the coding sequence ATGGATATTTTTGAGCGTATAGCTTCGTATCGGGCTGAGAACGACCGTTTGGCGTGGAGCGGCACCTTCAAGGACTATATAGAACTATTGAAAAAAGACCCCTCTCCCGCTAAAACGGCTCATTCCCGCGTATACGACATGATCAAGTCACACGGCGTAGAAGACATCAACGGACGCAAACGGTATAAGTTTTTTGAACAGGAGATTTTTGGGCTCGACCGTGCGGTAGAGAAGCTGGTGGAGGAGTATTTCCATTCTGCCGCCCGCCGTCTCGACGTCCGCAAACGGATCCTGCTGCTCATGGGACCGGTCAGCGGCGGTAAATCGACACTGGTAACTCTGCTGAAAAGGGGTCTGGAGCAATATTCACGGACGGATGCAGGAGCGGTGTATGCGATTGAAGGCTGCCCGATGCATGAAGATCCGCTGCACCTGATTCCGCTGGAGCTGCGCCCGGAGATTGAGCGGGAACTCGGGGTACGCATTGAGGGCAATCTGTGCCCCTCCTGCCAAATGCGGCTCAAAAATGAATACCGCGGCGACATTGAACAGGTCAAAGTCGTGCGTGTGATTCTCTCGGAAGAAGAGCGCATCGGCATCGGGACCTTCAGTCCGTCTGATCCGAAGTCGCAGGATATCGCCGATCTAACCGGCAGCATCGACTTTTCCACCATTACCGAATACGGCTCGGAATCCGATCCGCGGGCCTACCGCTTCGACGGGGAGCTGAATAAGGCCAACCGCGGGGTGATGGAGTTCCAGGAAATGCTGAAGTGCGACGAGAAGTTCCTCTGGAACCTGCTCTCGCTGACCCAGGAAGGCAACTTCAAGGCGGGCCGGTTCGCACTGATTTCGGCGGATGAAATGATCATCGCCCACACGAATGAAACGGAGTACAAATCCTTCATCTCCAACAAAAAGAATGAGGCGCTCCAGTCCCGTATGATCGTCATGCCGGTGCCTTACAACCTTAGAGTGTCGGAAGAGGAAAAAATCTACGCCAAGCTGATCGCCCAGAGTGACATGAAGCATGTGCATATTGCCCCGCACGCATTGCGGGCCGCTGCGATTTTCTCCATCCTGACGCGCCTGAAGGACAGCAAAAAGCAGGGGATGGACCTGATCAAAAAGCTGCGGATGTATGACGGGGAAGAGGTAGAAGGCTACAAAGAAGCCGATCTTAAGGAAATGCAGTCGGAATACCTGGATGAAGGTATGTCCGGTATTGACCCGCGCTATGTCATCAACCGGATTTCCAGTGCTCTGATCAAAGGCGACCTGCAGTGCATGAACGCGCTGGATGTGCTGCGGGCCATTAAAGACGGGCTGGATCAGCATCCTTCGATCACCAAGGAGGAACGCGAGCGGTACCTGAACTTTATTTCCATCGCCCGCAAGGAATACGATATTCTGGCCAAAAGTGAAGTGCAGAAGGCCTTCGTCTACTCTTTTGAAGAATCGGCCAAAACGCTCTTCGAGAACTATCTCGACAACATTGAAGCGTTCTGCAACTGGAGTAAAATCCGCGACCCGCTGACCGATGAGGAGATGGAGCCGGATGAGCGGCTGATGCGCTCGATTGAGGAGCAGATCGGAATCTCCGAAAATGCCAAAAAGGCGTTCCGTGAAGAAATCCTGATCCGCATTTCAGCTTACTCCCGCAAAGGGAAAAAGTTCGAATACAATAACCACGACCGGCTGCGTGAGGCGATTGAGAAGAAGCTGTTCACCGACCTGAAGGATATTGTCAAGATCACTACCTCCTCCAAAACGCCGGATGAAAGCCAGCTCAAACGCATCAATGAGGTGAGCAGACGCCTGATCGAAGACCACAACTACTGCCCGATCTGCGCCAATGAGCTGCTGAAATATGTCGGAAGCCTGCTAAACCGTTAA